Sequence from the Herbaspirillum sp. meg3 genome:
TCACCGGCGCGCAAGGATTCGTCGGCACCGTCGGTGCAGGCGCACCGATCGTTTCTTCCAGCAGCGCGACGGTCGCCTACAATGCCGGCGGCAGCAGTTACACGATTCCCATTTCCGCAACAGGCGGCACGCCGTCTTCGCTGACGGTAACCGGCGCGGCGGCACATGGCACGGTCAGCCCGCTGAGCGTTTCAGCGTTCAGCTATACGCCGACCACCGGTTATGCCGGCGCCGATTCGTTCACCTATACCGCGACCAACGCGGTAGGGACATCAGGAACGGCGACCGTGACGATCACGGTAAGTCCGCCCACACTGACGCTGTCACCCGCTTCCGTGGCGCTGACCGCCGCGGTCGGTACGCCGTATTCGCAAACATTCTCCGCCAGCGGCGGCGTGCCGGCTTATGTCTATGCCCAGACCGGCTCCTTGCCCACCGGCGTGACCTTCAACGCCGGCACCGGCGTCCTGTCCGGCACGCCGGCGCAGGCCGGCACTTTCAACTTCACCATCAGCGTGCTCAACGATGGCTCCACCGGCACGGGTATTCCCTTTACCACTTCGCGCACCTATACGTTGACGATCGGCGCACCGACGCTGGGCATCTCGCCGTCTTCGCTGACCCAGCCTCAGGTGGGCATCAGCTTCTCTCAGCAGTTGTCGACTTCCGGCGGCACCGCGCCTTACACCTACACCGTAACGGCAGGCGCGACACCGGGTGGATTGAACGTAACGTCCGGCGGCCTGATCAGCGGTACGCCGACGACTGCCGGGGCATATAGCTTCTCGGTAACGTCCACCGACAGCTTCGGCTTCAATACGACGGTCAGTTACACCGGCACCGTCGGCGCCGGCAAGCCTGTGACGGCCAACAGCAGTGCCACGGTCAGCTACAGCAGCAGCAACAACGCTATTCCGGTATCGATCACCGGCGGCACGCCGACCTCGCTAACCATTACCACGGCGGCGGCACACGGCTCGGCGACACCCTCCGGCATCACGGGATTCACTTACACGCCGACGGCCGGCTACAGCGGCACGGATACCTTCAGCTATAGCGCCACCAATGCGATCGGCACCTCGACGGTGGCAACAGTGACCGTGACGATCGGCGCGCCGACGGTGGTGATTACACCATCGGCGGCGTGGGTCGCGACACAGGGAACCAGTTATACTCAGACGCTGACCTGGAGCGGCGGCACCGCGCCCTACAGCACCATCACGGTGACGGGCTTGCCGACAGGCCTGACCTACAGCACCAGCACTACCGACGCGACCATTTCCGGCACGCCGACGCAAAACGGCAGTTTCTCGTTGACCGCTTCGGCCATCGACAGCAGCACGCCGACGCCGGTGACCAAGTCGCAGAATTTCACGCTGACGGTCGGCCAGGCAGTACCGGTCGCCGTGGCCGATAGCGCCACCACGAATGCCAATCAGGCGGTGACGATTCCCGTCACGAACAATGACACCAGCGCGATCACCAGCATCGCCATCGTCACCACGCCGCTGCACGGTAGCGCCACCGTCAGCGGCCTCGGTGTTATCTATACACCCAACACCAATTATTTCGGCAGCGACAGCTTTACTTACACTGCCACCGGTCCGGGCGGCACCTCGTCCCCGGCCACCGTCAGCGTCACGGTAACGGCGCTGGCAGTACCGACCTCGCCGCCGCAGAGTGCCAGCGTGCAGGCAGGCCAGTCGGTGACGCTGCATGTCGGCGCTGCCGCCGCCAACGGTCCGATCACGGCGGTGACGATCGTCGGTGCGCCCGCTTCCGGCAGCGCCGTGGTCAATGGCACCGATATCGTCTACACCGCTATCGCCGGCTTCACCGGCAATGTGCAATTCACCTACACGCTGTCGAACGTGTTCGGCGTATCTGCACTCGTTACCGCCACCGTCAGCGCCAGCGCCGTGCCGGTCGCATCGAACCAGAGCGTCGCCGTCGCTGCGGGTGTCACAGCCACCGTAGATGTGACGGCCGGCGCCACCGGCGGTCCGTTCACTGCCGCGGCCATCGTCGCGGTGAATCCTGCAACCGCCGGCACCGCCACCATGGTCAACGCCGCCAGTTCAGGCAGCCCGTCCTATCGCCTGAACTTCACGCCGGCGGCCGCGTTCTCCGGCGTCGCCACGGTCACCTTTACGCTGAGCAATGCCTCGGGGCCGTCCGCTGCCGCGACGGTCACGATCACCGTCGGCGCCCGTACCAATGCCGCGAACGATCCGCAGGTCAAGGGACTGGTCGCCGCACACGGCCAGACCGCAAGCCGTTTCGCCACCGCGCAGCTGGGCAACTTCAGCCGCCGCCTGGAAAGCCTGCACGGTATGGGCTGGGCGCCATCCAGTTTCGGCCTCGGATTCGGCCAGCCGACGGCGCCGGTCAAGCCGCTGCTGGCACAATGGAACGAAGACGAAGTGGATCGCGTGGTCGGCTCGCCGCTGCAGGCCGGCATGCGCAAAGTGGGTTGGCCGCTGCTGAGTCAGGCGGCCAAACCCGAGACAAAGCCGGTTGCAGAAAGCAGCAGAGACCTTGCCGCGCTACCTGAATTACCATCCAGGCGTGAACAGAGCCGGCAGGAGTTGTCGCTGTGGATCGCCGGTACGGTCGACTTCGGCCAGCGCAACAGCAACGGTCAACAGGAAGGATTCCGCTTCACCACCAACGGCGTCAGCATGGGCGCCGACTATCGCCTGAGCGATCAACTGACGATCGGCGTGGGCACCGGCTACAGCCGCGACCGCAGCGATATCGGCGACAACGGCAGCAAGACCATCGGACAGGCCGTGGTCGCGACCGTCTACGGCAGTGTGCGGCCGACGCCGAATATTTTCATCGACGGCATGCTCGGCTATGGCGCGCTCAATTTCGATTCGACGCGTTACGTCACCGACGACGGCAGCTTCGCCACCGGTCAGCGCGGCGGCAAGCAACTGTTCGTCGCGCTGTCGAGCGGCTATGAGTTCCGCGGCGAGAGCTGGATGTGGTCACCCTACGGCAAGGTCGATCTGACGTCGACCACGCTGGCGCAATATACCGAAGCGGCCGCCGGCAACAACGCGCTGACCTATTTCAAACAGCGCGTGCGCACCAGCAGCGGCACCTTCGGCCTGCGCACCGAAGGCCAGTACCTGAGCCGTTTCGGCATGTGGACGCCGCGCGCCCGGCTTGAATACCGCCGCCAGTTCTCCGGCGCCGGCGAAGCTGGGATTTCCTATGCCGACCTGGCGTCGTCAGGCCCGGCGTATGTGATCCGCTCGGACGACAGCTTCACCGGCAACTGGACCGCCGGCCTGGGCATGCGCTTGCTGCTGTCCAACGGGACATCGCTGATCGTCGACTACAGCAGCAATCTGAACGTTGGCCAGGGACGGTATTCGTCGGTGCTGCTGGGGATCAATGTGCCATTGCGTTGAGCGACATATCCGGTCGGCAAACTCGCTGGAATAAGCAAGCACATCAATGCCATCGTCGTCGCGGCCTTGTTTGGAAACCGTGCTTTTGCCCGTAGAATGGCAGCGGGTTCTAACATCAATAATAAAAAAGGGGAGTTGTGTGACAGTATCCAGAGTTCTCACTGCGATAACGGCAGTAATGGCCACGACAGCATTGACCGGTTGTGTTGTTCCTTACAAAGAACCGGTTTCAGGACCGATAAGTTCGCTGAAATTCGTAAACGACTATAAAAACACAATGGGCGCGTATACCTACGACGGCCCGGAACAATGCACGGATCGGAAGGGACTTGGCGCTATCAAACCCAATACCGAACGCACCGTGAACGTGCCCGCAAACAAGAGGATCGTACTTACCGTGGGCATTGATCTCGGCTTTCAGCCGGCTCAGCTATTGATGGCCGGAGGTGCAGTGGGCGGATTGCTGATGGCCGCGGTCTACAAGGGTTGCACTCCAACGATTGACTTTGTGCCGCAGGAGGGACAGCAATATGTCTTCCGCATCGACAAGGAACTGACAACCTGCGCTTACCATTTTGAGATCGCGTCTGCCACCAACGATACCGTCCCACCGCTCAAATACGCGGAACGTGAATGGACACGTCCCGTCGGCGAATCTGGTCCGTTCTGTACGGTAGCGCCGACGCCCTGATTGTTTCTGGGAATCGATAGTCAGCAGCGATCGGAATGGCCGAAAGCGTCACACTCTCCAGTGCAAAGGCACGCTAGGCGGCACCCGTTGATCACGCAGTTCATGTGTCATGTCCTGCAGCCAGCAGCCGCGACATGGTCGCGCGCAGTTGCGAGGGATCCAGCGGCTTGTGCAGCACCTGATAGCCGCTGGCGCTGGCCTGACTGATGCCTTGCGGCGAGGTGTCGCCTGTGACGATGATGGCGGGCACGTCGGCGTCCAGCGTCCTGAGCACGGCGCTGATGATGTCGATGCCGGTGACGTCGGCCGCCAGCCGGAAATCGCTCACCACCAGTTGCGGGCGATCCGCATCGTCGCCAAGCATGGCCAGCGCCTGTTCCAGCGAACGTGCGGCCAGCACCCGGTAGCCCCAGCTCTGCAACAGGATCTGCATGCTGTCGAGGACTTGCTTGTCGTCGTCCACCACCAGCACGGTCTCAGTCCGGTCGAAGGCGCTTGCGGGCAGGCCGGAGCCCGGCGGCTCGGCGACCGCCGGTCCGGACGTGCGGCAATCCGGCAGACGCAGATAGAAGCAAGAGCCCTTGCCCGGCGCCGAACGCAGATTGACGCGCGTGTCGAGCAGCCTGGCCGTGCGCTGCACGATGGCGAGGCCGAGGCCCAGCCCTTGCTCGCGATCGCGGGCGATGTTGTGGATCTGGTAGAACTCGCGAAAGATCGGTTCGAACTGATCGGCGGCGATGCCGACCCCGGTGTCGTATACGCAGATGTCCAGCGTATCCTGATCCCGGCGGCGCCGGCAGGCCAGCAGGATTTTTCCTTTTTCGGTGTACCGCACGGCGTTGGAAAGCAGGTTGGTCAGGATGTTGTGCAGCAGGACGGGGTCGGTGTCGGTCCAGGCCGATGTCGGTCTGATGTGGAGCGTCAGCCCCTTGGCGGCGGCGGCCTGAAAGAACTGATTGCCCAGCGCGGAGAAAATTTCCTGCAGGGCGAAGCGGCGTTTTTCGGTCTGGATGACGCCGGCGTCAAGGCGTGAGATGTCCAGCAATACGTTGAGCAATTGCGACATGCTGCTCAGCGCCGATTGCAGCCGGCCGGCGAGCATGTCGACCGTGCCGCGTTCGATGCGCGGCGCCTGCGCAACCGTGCGCAGGGTGGCGATGTAAAGCCCGAGCGCATGTGCAGGCTGGCGCAAATCATGGCTGGCCGCTGCGAGAAACTGCGACTTGCTGCGGTTGGCTTGCTCGGCGCGCTCCTTTTCCTCGGTCAGTTGGCGGATCAGTTCGACGTTCTCGAATCGCAGCGCGATGGCGTCGCGCACCGTGCGCTGCATCACGCGGCTGTATGCCAGATTCACGCCCAGCAAAAACAGCGAAAGCACGCCAAGCACCGAGAACAGCGGCGTGCCGTGCGCGAACGACCGGATCGCAAACGGCAGGACGGTCGGCAAGGCATACACGTAGTAAGCCGGCCAGAAGGAAGACAGCGAGGCGACCGAACCGCCGGTCATCCCGGCCAAGACGATGCAGATGTAGACCGTGACCACCGCGTTGTCGGGCGCGAAAAACAGCAATCCCATCGCGCCCCACAGGCAACCGGAAACCGCCGCCCACACCACATAGCGCCAGCAGCGCCGGGAAGTCGGCTGGCGCCCGGCGGGGCCGCGCAGATCGCGCCAGACCACGATGAT
This genomic interval carries:
- a CDS encoding putative Ig domain-containing protein, which gives rise to MRSGLVAMVATLMLMTLAGWFNPVSAQGVSACGTITGTVASGQQIQLHFDTCSQTGWNGILTNPTNGSIVAANPTAGDTNTYITYSNNGNGQLSDTFTAKDESNNTITFNITISAPTSPLTVSPAASANPTVGQSFTQQMSTTGGTSPYTYALVAGSLPPGITFNGSTGAFGGSATASGGYNFSIKVTDSAATPNTFTKPYQMNVGAATLSISPGTLPNGTATVAYSQQMSASGGIAPYSYAMDTTNFPGGGTPLSISSTGLISGTPTTAGTATFRIVVTDSTSGTPAIATANYSMTIDPLPPPVAGPVSLPVAYNSSLNPVTLSLSGGAASSVAIGTAPLHGSTSVSGTTIKYTPTTGYNGPDSFTYTATNVGGTSSPATVSVTMTAPTITVSPSGTALSATTISAFSQSFSASGGSGPYTYSQTGTLPTGLSFNAGTATLSGTPTQAGTFSFTITATDSSTGTAATGSRNYTLNVTAPTITVSIGASTLQRGVPVTQQATASGGNGTYTYAVTGGALPAGLNLNPATGAITGTPSAAGAYSFTLTATDGNGFTGAQGFVGTVGAGAPIVSSSSATVAYNAGGSSYTIPISATGGTPSSLTVTGAAAHGTVSPLSVSAFSYTPTTGYAGADSFTYTATNAVGTSGTATVTITVSPPTLTLSPASVALTAAVGTPYSQTFSASGGVPAYVYAQTGSLPTGVTFNAGTGVLSGTPAQAGTFNFTISVLNDGSTGTGIPFTTSRTYTLTIGAPTLGISPSSLTQPQVGISFSQQLSTSGGTAPYTYTVTAGATPGGLNVTSGGLISGTPTTAGAYSFSVTSTDSFGFNTTVSYTGTVGAGKPVTANSSATVSYSSSNNAIPVSITGGTPTSLTITTAAAHGSATPSGITGFTYTPTAGYSGTDTFSYSATNAIGTSTVATVTVTIGAPTVVITPSAAWVATQGTSYTQTLTWSGGTAPYSTITVTGLPTGLTYSTSTTDATISGTPTQNGSFSLTASAIDSSTPTPVTKSQNFTLTVGQAVPVAVADSATTNANQAVTIPVTNNDTSAITSIAIVTTPLHGSATVSGLGVIYTPNTNYFGSDSFTYTATGPGGTSSPATVSVTVTALAVPTSPPQSASVQAGQSVTLHVGAAAANGPITAVTIVGAPASGSAVVNGTDIVYTAIAGFTGNVQFTYTLSNVFGVSALVTATVSASAVPVASNQSVAVAAGVTATVDVTAGATGGPFTAAAIVAVNPATAGTATMVNAASSGSPSYRLNFTPAAAFSGVATVTFTLSNASGPSAAATVTITVGARTNAANDPQVKGLVAAHGQTASRFATAQLGNFSRRLESLHGMGWAPSSFGLGFGQPTAPVKPLLAQWNEDEVDRVVGSPLQAGMRKVGWPLLSQAAKPETKPVAESSRDLAALPELPSRREQSRQELSLWIAGTVDFGQRNSNGQQEGFRFTTNGVSMGADYRLSDQLTIGVGTGYSRDRSDIGDNGSKTIGQAVVATVYGSVRPTPNIFIDGMLGYGALNFDSTRYVTDDGSFATGQRGGKQLFVALSSGYEFRGESWMWSPYGKVDLTSTTLAQYTEAAAGNNALTYFKQRVRTSSGTFGLRTEGQYLSRFGMWTPRARLEYRRQFSGAGEAGISYADLASSGPAYVIRSDDSFTGNWTAGLGMRLLLSNGTSLIVDYSSNLNVGQGRYSSVLLGINVPLR
- a CDS encoding hybrid sensor histidine kinase/response regulator; amino-acid sequence: MTRLLPTQNQAVYLELVNTLYRQSPPIFFGNIMVASLTIFLLWGQLAHSVLLGWAASIYLLTILRIIVVWRDLRGPAGRQPTSRRCWRYVVWAAVSGCLWGAMGLLFFAPDNAVVTVYICIVLAGMTGGSVASLSSFWPAYYVYALPTVLPFAIRSFAHGTPLFSVLGVLSLFLLGVNLAYSRVMQRTVRDAIALRFENVELIRQLTEEKERAEQANRSKSQFLAAASHDLRQPAHALGLYIATLRTVAQAPRIERGTVDMLAGRLQSALSSMSQLLNVLLDISRLDAGVIQTEKRRFALQEIFSALGNQFFQAAAAKGLTLHIRPTSAWTDTDPVLLHNILTNLLSNAVRYTEKGKILLACRRRRDQDTLDICVYDTGVGIAADQFEPIFREFYQIHNIARDREQGLGLGLAIVQRTARLLDTRVNLRSAPGKGSCFYLRLPDCRTSGPAVAEPPGSGLPASAFDRTETVLVVDDDKQVLDSMQILLQSWGYRVLAARSLEQALAMLGDDADRPQLVVSDFRLAADVTGIDIISAVLRTLDADVPAIIVTGDTSPQGISQASASGYQVLHKPLDPSQLRATMSRLLAAGHDT